One window of Watersipora subatra chromosome 3, tzWatSuba1.1, whole genome shotgun sequence genomic DNA carries:
- the LOC137389876 gene encoding uncharacterized protein, protein MEPTDYPAFLSYSPVNCLLKLHGDLLLVAYEKSLHVVSLLSGNCEYAQTFSSSLGLVYYVPASRLLITQNKGSCKLLTWDVNVLEEEGRNRSNESLCTLHCEGALLAHTSTVRGVELCSHGLITYSDDSLVIIWKNKDDEVIRLINAINQTSTIS, encoded by the exons ATGGAACCAACTGACTATCCTGCCTTCCTCTCATATTCTCCTGTAAACTGCCTCTTGAAGCTGCATGGC GACTTGCTGCTGGTTGCCTATGAGAAAAGCCTCCACGTCGTCTCCTTGCTTTCTGGAAATTGTGAATATGCACAGACATTCTCTTCCTCCCTTGGCCTTGTATACTATGTTCCAGCAAG TCGCCTGCTGATCACGCAGAATAAAGGCAGCTGCAAGCTGCTCACATGGGATGTGAATGTTCTGGAGGAAGAGGGTAGAAACAGATCAAATGAATCACTATGTACTCTCCACTGTGAGGGAGCTCTTCTAGCTCACACTTCCACGGTTAGG GGTGTAGAGTTGTGCAGCCATGGCCTAATAACTTACTCAGATGACTCTCTAGTCATTATTTGGAAG AACAAAGATGATGAGGTGATCAGGCTTATCAATGCCATCAACCAGACAAGCACCATCTCCTAG